The Pseudobdellovibrionaceae bacterium genome contains a region encoding:
- the gspG gene encoding type II secretion system major pseudopilin GspG — MKTVVATRSNQLTRRATGVRSHGAQAGMTLFEILIVVGIIGGLLAFIIPQVTTSQNRSRVQDSKIRMSNIVQNLTMYQNDCAKFPGALDALVKSDGSCNGWTGPYMKDIPADGWGKAFIYESDGNTYTLKSTGADKRDGGDGVDKDITQDDIN, encoded by the coding sequence TTGAAAACTGTCGTTGCCACTCGCTCAAATCAACTTACCCGTCGCGCCACTGGCGTGCGTAGTCACGGCGCTCAAGCCGGGATGACCCTGTTCGAAATCCTGATCGTCGTCGGGATCATCGGCGGTCTGCTGGCGTTCATCATTCCCCAGGTCACAACCAGCCAGAACCGCTCGCGCGTGCAGGATTCGAAAATCCGCATGTCGAACATCGTGCAAAACCTGACCATGTACCAAAACGACTGCGCGAAATTCCCGGGAGCCCTCGACGCCCTCGTGAAGTCGGACGGCAGCTGTAACGGTTGGACCGGCCCTTACATGAAAGACATCCCCGCCGACGGCTGGGGCAAAGCCTTCATCTACGAATCGGACGGCAACACTTACACCTTGAAGAGCACGGGAGCGGATAAACGTGACGGCGGAGACGGTGTCGATAAAGACATCACTCAAGACGACATCAACTAA
- a CDS encoding type II secretion system protein, whose protein sequence is MIVVTIIAGLMAVMLSTGPRKESQVKKLSRHILVVSKDVRNQARIKNRTYRIVFHMPAGEKHSYWVESADGIALPRTEKQLEEIERMDEELRPKENFQRDEKFTKSAWELGDRLFFGGIETKNNDNMLTEGDAYIYYSPQGLVQASAIHLTDKGDLNWTLFVNPLTGKVDIVNKKMSLKDVKLD, encoded by the coding sequence TTGATCGTTGTCACCATCATCGCCGGCCTCATGGCCGTGATGCTCTCGACGGGTCCCCGCAAAGAGAGCCAAGTCAAAAAGCTCAGCCGCCACATCCTGGTCGTCTCCAAAGACGTTCGTAACCAGGCGCGCATCAAAAATCGCACATACCGCATCGTCTTTCATATGCCCGCCGGGGAAAAGCATTCCTATTGGGTCGAATCCGCCGACGGCATCGCGCTTCCCCGCACCGAAAAACAGCTCGAAGAGATCGAACGCATGGACGAAGAGCTGCGCCCGAAAGAGAACTTCCAACGCGACGAAAAGTTCACGAAGTCCGCGTGGGAGCTGGGCGATCGACTTTTCTTCGGCGGCATCGAGACCAAAAACAACGACAACATGCTGACCGAAGGTGACGCCTACATCTACTACAGTCCGCAAGGTTTGGTGCAGGCCTCCGCAATTCATCTGACCGACAAGGGCGACTTGAATTGGACCTTGTTCGTGAATCCGCTCACCGGCAAAGTGGATATCGTGAACAAGAAGATGTCGCTCAAGGACGTGAAGCTTGATTAG
- a CDS encoding general secretion pathway protein GspI: MTIMASGLMLLVQTWGGSFVRMSRAQSSFEITALLERKMVDYELKYRGKSLDEIQESEEGEFEGYPEYTWKMESKKLEFPNLASALYAQDGGVDQMTATLISSFSETLSDSVKEVTVTVIHTPAGKKPIPYSVTTYFVDYEKNLNIGIPGGGGGGIPGGGG; encoded by the coding sequence ATGACCATCATGGCAAGCGGACTGATGCTCCTCGTGCAAACCTGGGGCGGAAGCTTCGTGCGTATGAGCCGCGCCCAGTCCTCGTTCGAAATCACGGCCTTACTTGAACGCAAGATGGTCGACTACGAGCTCAAGTACCGCGGCAAAAGTTTGGACGAGATCCAAGAATCCGAAGAGGGCGAGTTCGAAGGCTATCCCGAATACACCTGGAAAATGGAATCGAAGAAACTCGAATTCCCGAACCTCGCCTCGGCGCTCTACGCCCAAGACGGCGGGGTCGACCAGATGACCGCGACCTTGATTTCAAGTTTCAGCGAAACGCTGTCGGACTCGGTGAAGGAAGTCACCGTCACCGTCATCCACACGCCCGCGGGCAAAAAGCCCATCCCCTACTCGGTCACCACCTACTTCGTCGACTACGAGAAGAACCTCAACATCGGCATCCCCGGTGGTGGCGGTGGCGGAATTCCGGGAGGCGGCGGGTGA
- a CDS encoding prepilin-type N-terminal cleavage/methylation domain-containing protein has protein sequence MRPQRGFTLLELVIVMGLLAFLTINIALNIDNAFKARGRIQVKLEDFSQMRDSLKIMERDFNLAFHYRDLEEEFRAALKKAQKPAAPATPPGAPPPPPGIPPATPAVPEDPSVAAAEQARKQNRVDPTTHFIGNETKVDFVSGNTARMAYDQQQADFIEVGYELKNCRRPGADRGSNCLVRRESTMVEGKVQEGGSENVLLEDVSEFRLRYFGQGKQDWNTEWNSEQGDAATKNNYPQAVEISLSIERGEDGKKRKVSMQVVAAVRFPNNAPPQNQQGSPSTPTGIPTE, from the coding sequence GTGAGACCCCAGCGCGGCTTCACGCTCCTTGAACTCGTCATCGTCATGGGGCTTCTGGCCTTCTTGACGATCAATATCGCCTTGAACATCGACAACGCCTTCAAAGCGCGGGGCCGCATTCAGGTGAAGCTCGAGGATTTCTCGCAGATGCGCGACTCTTTGAAGATCATGGAGCGCGACTTCAATCTCGCCTTTCATTACCGCGACCTGGAAGAGGAGTTCCGCGCGGCCCTGAAGAAAGCGCAAAAACCGGCCGCGCCGGCGACCCCGCCCGGAGCCCCGCCCCCGCCGCCCGGTATTCCTCCGGCCACTCCCGCCGTGCCCGAGGATCCGTCGGTCGCGGCCGCCGAACAAGCGCGCAAACAAAACCGCGTGGATCCCACGACCCACTTCATCGGCAACGAAACGAAGGTGGATTTCGTCTCGGGCAACACCGCACGTATGGCTTACGATCAACAGCAGGCGGATTTCATCGAGGTCGGCTACGAGCTAAAAAATTGCCGCCGCCCGGGCGCGGACCGCGGCTCGAACTGTTTGGTCCGCCGCGAGTCCACGATGGTCGAAGGCAAAGTTCAAGAGGGCGGTAGCGAAAACGTCCTTCTCGAGGACGTGAGCGAATTCCGCCTGCGCTACTTCGGCCAGGGGAAGCAGGATTGGAACACCGAATGGAATTCCGAACAGGGCGACGCCGCGACGAAGAACAACTACCCGCAGGCGGTCGAGATCTCGTTGTCGATCGAACGCGGCGAGGACGGCAAAAAACGTAAGGTCTCCATGCAGGTCGTGGCGGCCGTGCGCTTTCCGAACAACGCCCCTCCGCAAAACCAACAGGGCTCGCCGTCGACGCCCACGGGGATCCCGACCGAATGA
- a CDS encoding general secretion pathway protein GspK → MNFFRRHFPHLSRHLFPPPAPHDNEVGRRADHGGGSGRRADNGGCSGSRANDRGAALMLATFALALILYIAMEVQYETQVEFSVNKASINRLKAYYSARSGVELSLLRIKLYQKTKAQMSGMQGVPTAMLDLIWNFPFAWPPMMPPDMNAVDQGQIDAIVKEAKLDGSYNTVISDEGTKVDINDLDSSSKTIREATKKLILQMFENEFAENTNWAKQHQNFQAEDIVNNMIDWLDADTQSIKSGDERAMYPDAGSDQQMPPNRQFRSVEEVRMVAGMTDDIFKLLAPRITVYGAKAINPNTAPPEVIQGLHNTITNEVLAEVLKRRADIMGQGQFRDAQDFWSFLDSKGGRVPIEIQESTPISTESAMNFRIKSVGSYANSVAEIEAVTYDIPRAAAAVATELKKEKTPEGGTPPKTSTAPKIEVPKGPPRIVFWTER, encoded by the coding sequence ATGAACTTCTTCCGACGTCACTTCCCTCATTTGAGCCGTCACCTTTTCCCGCCCCCCGCCCCGCACGACAACGAGGTCGGCCGCCGTGCCGATCACGGCGGCGGCTCGGGCCGCCGCGCAGATAACGGCGGCTGCTCGGGCAGCCGCGCAAATGACAGAGGTGCCGCCTTGATGCTGGCGACCTTCGCGCTCGCTCTGATTTTGTACATCGCGATGGAAGTGCAGTACGAAACCCAGGTCGAGTTCAGCGTGAACAAGGCCTCCATCAATCGGCTGAAGGCCTACTACTCCGCGCGCTCGGGCGTGGAGCTTTCGCTTTTGCGGATCAAGCTCTACCAAAAAACCAAAGCGCAGATGAGCGGCATGCAGGGCGTCCCCACGGCGATGCTCGATCTGATCTGGAACTTCCCGTTCGCGTGGCCGCCGATGATGCCGCCGGATATGAACGCCGTGGACCAAGGCCAGATCGACGCCATCGTCAAAGAGGCGAAGCTCGACGGCAGCTACAACACCGTCATCTCGGATGAAGGCACGAAGGTCGACATCAACGACTTGGATTCGAGCTCGAAAACCATCCGCGAGGCGACGAAGAAACTCATTTTGCAGATGTTCGAAAACGAATTCGCCGAAAATACGAATTGGGCCAAGCAGCACCAGAACTTCCAGGCCGAGGACATCGTGAACAACATGATCGATTGGCTGGACGCGGACACCCAGTCGATCAAAAGCGGCGACGAGCGTGCGATGTACCCCGACGCCGGCTCGGACCAGCAAATGCCGCCGAACCGGCAGTTCCGTTCGGTCGAGGAAGTGCGCATGGTCGCGGGCATGACCGACGACATCTTCAAACTGCTCGCGCCGCGGATCACGGTTTACGGGGCGAAGGCGATCAATCCCAACACGGCCCCGCCCGAGGTCATCCAAGGTCTGCACAATACGATCACCAACGAAGTCCTCGCGGAGGTCTTAAAACGCCGCGCGGACATCATGGGTCAGGGGCAGTTCCGCGACGCCCAGGATTTCTGGAGCTTTCTGGATTCCAAAGGCGGCCGCGTCCCGATCGAAATCCAAGAAAGCACTCCCATCTCGACCGAGTCCGCGATGAACTTCCGTATCAAAAGCGTCGGCAGCTACGCCAACTCGGTCGCCGAAATCGAAGCCGTGACCTACGACATCCCCCGCGCGGCCGCGGCCGTCGCCACCGAACTCAAAAAAGAAAAGACCCCCGAGGGCGGGACGCCCCCGAAAACCTCCACGGCCCCCAAAATCGAAGTCCCGAAAGGCCCCCCGCGCATCGTCTTCTGGACCGAAAGGTAA
- the pilM gene encoding pilus assembly protein PilM, producing MRSLGIDIGSSNIKVVEVSGTSRNVQVLSYREFPIGTNPSLDRDLEVLEVLRGLALEYLGGQTRIVYSLRQEFVSARFKTFPFADRLKILKSLPFELEEDLPYSSDTAIYDARISQVLGSSAEVVAVAAPKTRIEQALRKLNDSGLPPTILTAEALAFANCFERWQEAPRAAGSPPPHLHDGGPARILTARLHIGHTHTLVLAFENDRLLGARSVLWGAKNVIDAISRRYEIPFIEAEKEMKTKAFILLNKHGASYDQILFSDTIAHQVRDLGKEVKISMLEFENELGGNFSAAEISGGFSQALNVQAYLTQVLEVPVNRAHFLTNFNTSFEKTPAVEAGIGVALGLAIEGLRKPKNPAIQFLRLDFAKQNDGFREFWDNWGPVVTFCGVGLVMFFVYASLRDSYSLTLADQAGDALKTQGQQVAGLRPQMANATGVRGYIIRQKKLAAEAKSLETVMGMTPAVEILKKISDAIPNAQQVPLKVKTLHVEDDRVRLVGSVKQATQIRLIETALRGVARGGQITSQPGAALPNQEGVSFTMTFQVDRNLVVAK from the coding sequence GTGAGAAGCCTTGGAATTGATATCGGAAGTTCGAACATCAAGGTGGTCGAAGTTTCCGGAACATCCCGCAATGTTCAGGTGCTGTCGTATCGGGAATTCCCGATCGGCACCAATCCGTCGTTGGACCGCGACCTCGAAGTCCTGGAAGTGCTGCGCGGTCTCGCGCTCGAGTACCTCGGCGGACAGACGCGCATCGTGTATTCGCTGCGCCAAGAGTTCGTCAGCGCCCGCTTCAAGACCTTTCCCTTCGCGGATCGTCTGAAAATTCTGAAAAGCCTGCCCTTCGAGCTGGAAGAGGACCTTCCCTACTCGAGCGATACCGCGATCTACGATGCGCGCATTTCGCAGGTGTTGGGCTCGAGCGCGGAAGTCGTCGCCGTCGCCGCGCCGAAAACGCGCATCGAACAAGCGCTCCGCAAACTGAACGATTCGGGCCTGCCGCCGACGATCCTGACGGCCGAGGCGCTCGCCTTCGCGAACTGTTTCGAGCGCTGGCAAGAAGCGCCCCGCGCCGCGGGTTCGCCCCCGCCGCACTTGCACGACGGCGGCCCCGCGCGAATCCTGACCGCACGTCTGCATATCGGTCACACGCATACGCTGGTCCTCGCTTTCGAAAACGATCGTCTGCTCGGCGCGCGTTCGGTGCTGTGGGGCGCGAAGAACGTGATCGACGCGATCTCGCGTCGTTACGAAATCCCGTTCATCGAAGCCGAAAAAGAGATGAAGACGAAAGCCTTCATCCTGCTCAACAAACACGGCGCAAGCTACGACCAGATTCTTTTCTCGGACACCATCGCGCACCAGGTGCGTGACCTCGGGAAAGAAGTGAAGATCTCGATGCTCGAGTTCGAAAATGAACTCGGCGGCAACTTTTCGGCGGCCGAGATCTCCGGCGGATTCAGCCAAGCGCTCAATGTGCAGGCCTACCTGACGCAGGTTCTGGAAGTTCCCGTCAACCGGGCCCACTTCCTGACGAACTTCAATACGAGCTTCGAAAAGACTCCCGCCGTCGAGGCCGGGATCGGCGTGGCCCTGGGCCTCGCGATCGAAGGTCTGCGCAAACCGAAAAATCCCGCGATCCAGTTTTTGCGTTTGGACTTCGCGAAGCAGAACGACGGCTTCCGCGAATTCTGGGACAACTGGGGTCCCGTCGTCACCTTCTGCGGCGTGGGACTGGTGATGTTCTTCGTGTACGCTTCGCTCCGCGATTCGTACTCGTTGACCCTCGCCGACCAAGCGGGCGACGCGCTGAAAACGCAGGGACAACAGGTCGCCGGTCTACGCCCCCAAATGGCGAACGCCACGGGCGTGCGGGGCTACATCATTCGGCAGAAGAAACTCGCGGCCGAGGCGAAATCGCTCGAAACCGTGATGGGCATGACCCCGGCGGTCGAGATCCTGAAAAAGATCAGCGACGCGATCCCGAACGCGCAGCAGGTTCCGCTGAAGGTGAAGACCCTGCACGTCGAAGACGACCGGGTCCGCCTGGTCGGCTCGGTGAAACAGGCCACCCAAATCCGTTTGATCGAAACCGCGCTGCGCGGGGTCGCCCGCGGCGGACAAATCACCTCGCAACCCGGCGCCGCCCTTCCCAATCAGGAAGGCGTGAGCTTCACCATGACGTTCCAGGTGGATCGCAACCTGGTCGTCGCAAAGTAA